In one Lolium rigidum isolate FL_2022 chromosome 3, APGP_CSIRO_Lrig_0.1, whole genome shotgun sequence genomic region, the following are encoded:
- the LOC124695735 gene encoding putative cyclin-D2-3, which translates to MVLGTSSSISLFCEEDSGSILRRDDYEAPETGRDLDLSGFARLQLESDELVGLLMAKEREQFTETAARVYLERLNNGGLELSWRTNAIDWICKVQSHYSFGPLCVYLAVNYLDRFLSSKQLPNDAPWAQQILAVACVSLAAKMEEIVVPQSVDFQVCGAKYVFGANAIQRMEVFVLSTLKWRMHSVTPFSYIDHFLDKFNAGKPLTHGLVSQCTKLILDTLKATKFLHFRPSEIAAAVALLVAPEAQLPGFDSTFAGFKIPVDKGNVARCCETMQEMALAKKNVHRSASPSGVLDASLCTSTSDDSITPGSSQTINSDNVNDNQACSPASKRARLS; encoded by the exons ATGGTGTTGGgcacctcttcctccatctccctgTTCTGTGAAGAGGACAGTGGCAGCATCCTTAGGCGCGATGACTATGAGGCGCCAGAAACGGGGAGGGATCTTGATCTGTCAGGCTTTGCCAGGTTGCAGTTGGAGAGCGACGAGCTTGTAGGGTTGCTTATGGCCAAGGAGAGGGAACAATTCACTGAAACCGCAGCCAGAGTTTACCTGGAGAGGCTGAACAATGGAGGATTGGAGCTTTCCTGGAGGACCAACGCCATCGACTGGATTTGCAAG GTCCAGAGTCACTACAGTTTTGGACCACTCTGTGTATACCTTGCGGTGAACTATCTGGATAGGTTCCTATCCTCAAAACAACTCCCT AACGATGCACCCTGGGCGCAGCAGATTCTGGCAGTTGCTTGTGTATCCCTTGCTGCCAAGATGGAGGAGATTGTTGTTCCCCAGTCTGTAGACTTTCAG GTTTGTGGTGCCAAGTATGTGTTTGGAGCAAATGCTATTCAAAGGATGGAGGTTTTTGTGCTGAGCACTCTGAAATGGAGGATGCACTCTGTGACACCCTTCTCTTACATTGATCACTTCCTTGACAAGTTCAACGCGGGGAAGCCGCTAACTCATGGTCTAGTCTCTCAGTGCACCAAGCTCATACTCGACACTCTGAAAG CAACAAAGTTCCTTCATTTCAGACCTTCTGAGATTGCAGCAGCCGTAGCTCTTTTAGTGGCTCCTGAAGCCCAACTTCCTGGCTTCGATAGCACTTTCGCTGGTTTTAAAATTCCAGTTGATAAG GGAAATGTTGCAAGATGCTGTGAAACAATGCAAGAGATGGCACTAGCGAAGAAGAACGTGCACAGGAGTGCAAGTCCTTCTGGTGTGCTGGATGCCTCATTATGCACATCTACCAGTGATGATAGCATAACACCCGGATCATCACAAACAATCAACAGCGACAATGTTAATGACAACCAGGCCTGTTCCCCCGCTTCCAAGAGGGCAAGGCTATCCTAA